ATAAACGAAAAGCCAGATGATATTGAGCTCAAATTCCTTCTTGGAAGACTTTATTATCGTCTGGAAATGATTGATGATGCTATAGAGACATTATCTTCTATTGATCCAGCTATATGTTCTACTCCGAAGCTTCACTGTATAAAGGGGTATCTTTATCTAAGAAGAAATCAAACTACAAAAGCTGTTTCTGAGTTTAAACAGTTATGCCCTGAAACAAAAGTATCAAATTTATCATACTTATGTAGAGAATGTCATTCAACATTTGAAGAATGGACAGGAAGATGTTCTGTTTGTGGCACATGGAACAGCTTTGAGGTTGATCTAAGAGGCTGTGAAATCCTAAAATGATTAATTTTTTTCGCAAAAAACGAAAAATTGTTCTTGATACAAGCGTTTTTATCAATCCAGATATAAGAAATTTTTTTGGTGAAAATCCTGAAAAGGCGATTGAGGAATTTATAAAAATAGCAAAGAGAGCCAAAAATCTTGAATTTTATATTCCTTCCACTGTTTTTAAAGAATTGATGTATTTTGTTGATGAAAAAAAAATCCCGAAAGATTTTTATTTTTTAATTAGAATTAAATCTCCTGATAAACACAGAAGTGTCTGTCCTGCAATATTTTTTTATGAACTTGTTGAGGAAATGAGGCAAAGAATAAATAAGGGTTTGAGAGTTGCAGAGAATGCTGTAAGAAATGTAAATCAGAAAGATGCTGATGAAATAATCAAAGATTTAAGAAAAAAATACAGAGAAGCACTTCGTGAAGGTATAATTGATAGTAAAGAAGATGTTGATTTAATATTTCTGTCTATGGAACTTCAAGCAACATTGATTACAGGTGATCAGGGATTGATTAAATGGGCTGATAAACTCGGGATTGAATGGATTGTCCCTGAAAAATTTAAAGATTTTTTACTTTCTGCGATTGGATGAACCCCAGAAGTTACCAATTTTTCTGAATTTTTCATATCTTTTTTTAATAAGTTCGTCAGGAGGAATCTTAATAAGTTCTGTTGCCACGCTAACTATTTTAGCTTTAATTCTTTTCCCAACTTCCTGAGGTTCTCTGTGAGCTCCTCCAAGTGGTTCAGAAATAATATCATCAATAATTCCAAATTTTTTTAAATCTTGTGCTGTAAGCTTAAGTTCTTCAGCTGCTCTCATGTAATCTTCTACTCCTACATCAGAATTCTTTTTCCATAATATAGCTGCACATCCCTCTGGTGAGATAACTGAATAAATTGCATGTTCAAGCATGAAAATTTTATCACATACACTCAGTGCAAGAGCTCCTCCGCTTCCACCTTCACCTATTACAAATCCAATCAAAGGTATTTTAAGTAGCGACATCTCCATAAGATTATTTGCTATTGCTTCAGCCTGTCCCCTTTCTTCTGCACCTATTCCAGGGAATGCACCAGGAGTGTCAATCATGGTAATAACAGGTATTGAAAATTTTTCTGCCAGTTTCATGACTCTTAATGCTTTTCTGTATCCTTCTGGATGAGCCTGCCCAAAGTTGCGATATATTCTTTCTTTTATTGTTCTACCTTTCTGATGTCCCACCAACGCATAGGGATCACCATCAATTTTCCCAATTCCTGCTATAACAGCAGGATCATCTCCGAAACGGCGATCTCCGTGAAGTTCAATGAAATCTTCAAAAATTATTGAAATATAATCAAGTGTATAAGGCCTCTCTGGATGTCTTGCAATCTGGGTTTTCTGCCATGGGGTTAGATTTGAGAAAACTTCAGTTTTTAATTCTTTTAACTTTTTGTTGAGTCTTTTTATCTCCTGAGTAAGGTCAATATCACTGCCATCGGAGAGTTTTTTTAACTCTTCAATTTTTATTTCTAATTCCTGTATAGGTTTTTCAAAGTCAAGATAGTAGGTCATCTTATCCTCACCTGACAATCTTTGATTTTTTGTATCTTTGTTTCAAAATCAATGCATGGTTCAAAGGGACTAAGAATTATAACATGGTAATCAGGAAGATTTAAACAAATATATATGTTTCCTTCTCCATTATGTCTTTCCTCAAGGCATTGCCTCACTTCTTTTAAAATTCTGTAAGCCTTTTCAGTATCTGAACAATCAATGCTGATTTCATATTTTATTTTTAAATCTACATTTCTCAAATCTTCTATCTCTCTTGCAAGAAATTTTGTTGAATCAGGATATTTAAATATTATTCCCTTGATAAGAATTGCATTTTTTTCTGTTAAAATATTGCTAAATTTTTTAAAAAGTTCAGGATAAATAACAACTTCAACTCTACCTGTTTCATCTTCTATTGTAATATAAGCGGTTACTCCTTTTTCTTTTGCTTTACTTTTGATTTCCTCTACAATCCCTGCAATTTTTATTTCGTGTGTTTCTTCATTGTTATTAACAAAATCATCTTCATCTGTATCAAAAATATCAGCAATGGTGGAGACATTTATTTTATTTAAAACAGGTCTAAGAGGTTTCATCGGATGTCCAGTAAGATAAAAACCAAGTGAGGATTTTTCCTCACTTAAAACTGTGTTATTATCCCATGCTTCTATATTCTCATGAGTAAAGAACAGTCCTCTTGAAGATTTAACTCCTTTAAAGGATAAAAGTTCATGCATTGCTATTGCTCTTGCCTGATTGGGAGTGTATTGAGGATAAAGGGAATCAAAAGCTCCTGCTTTAATAAGCGATTCTATAACCTTTTTATTAACTTTCCTTGTATCTAGTCTGGTTAAAAAATCATCTATTGATGTAAATTTTTTCTTTTCTCTCTCATTAAGTATGCATTGAAGAGCAGAGCCTCCGACTCCTTTAACTGCTTCAAGACCGAATCTTATAAATTTTTCTTTTACAGTGAATGCTCTATCACTTTCATTTATATCAGGTCCTTTAATTTCTATGCCCCAAGCTTTGCATTCATTTATAAATTTAACAATTTTGTTTGTATCTCCCATTTCA
The Thermodesulfovibrio yellowstonii DSM 11347 DNA segment above includes these coding regions:
- a CDS encoding acetyl-CoA carboxylase carboxyltransferase subunit alpha; translation: MTYYLDFEKPIQELEIKIEELKKLSDGSDIDLTQEIKRLNKKLKELKTEVFSNLTPWQKTQIARHPERPYTLDYISIIFEDFIELHGDRRFGDDPAVIAGIGKIDGDPYALVGHQKGRTIKERIYRNFGQAHPEGYRKALRVMKLAEKFSIPVITMIDTPGAFPGIGAEERGQAEAIANNLMEMSLLKIPLIGFVIGEGGSGGALALSVCDKIFMLEHAIYSVISPEGCAAILWKKNSDVGVEDYMRAAEELKLTAQDLKKFGIIDDIISEPLGGAHREPQEVGKRIKAKIVSVATELIKIPPDELIKKRYEKFRKIGNFWGSSNRRK
- a CDS encoding RNA ligase partner protein, producing MINFFRKKRKIVLDTSVFINPDIRNFFGENPEKAIEEFIKIAKRAKNLEFYIPSTVFKELMYFVDEKKIPKDFYFLIRIKSPDKHRSVCPAIFFYELVEEMRQRINKGLRVAENAVRNVNQKDADEIIKDLRKKYREALREGIIDSKEDVDLIFLSMELQATLITGDQGLIKWADKLGIEWIVPEKFKDFLLSAIG